In the Candidatus Electrothrix sp. GW3-4 genome, one interval contains:
- a CDS encoding carbohydrate ABC transporter permease yields the protein MRKILLTLFITAAALLYAAPILFMVYSSFKPDNEVLVGLTSGRFFAADLSWQNYADVFARVSFGRYLFNSLFITLSVVLLGLVVNSLAGYAFARLHWFGHKALFGLVLALMIIPFEAIAVPMFYQMSYLGWRDSYLVQILPFVANAFSIYLFYTFFIGLPKEFEEAARVDGAGTFRIFTSLILPNSKPAFASVTILTFLMQWGTFLWPLMVTSGERVRPLPVAVAQFQTLPPLQWGDIMAFGVMMVAPVMVIFLLFQRWFVAGIAATGTKG from the coding sequence ATGCGAAAAATACTCCTCACCCTCTTTATCACCGCAGCCGCGCTGCTCTATGCCGCACCGATCCTGTTCATGGTCTATTCCAGCTTTAAGCCGGACAACGAGGTGCTGGTCGGCCTGACCAGCGGACGCTTCTTTGCCGCCGACCTGAGCTGGCAGAACTACGCAGACGTGTTCGCACGGGTCAGCTTTGGCCGCTACCTGTTCAACTCCCTGTTCATTACCCTGTCCGTGGTTCTGCTGGGCCTGGTCGTCAACTCCCTGGCCGGATACGCCTTTGCCCGCCTGCACTGGTTCGGCCATAAGGCCCTGTTCGGCCTGGTCCTGGCCCTGATGATCATCCCCTTTGAGGCCATTGCCGTGCCCATGTTTTACCAGATGAGCTATTTAGGCTGGCGGGACAGCTATCTGGTCCAGATCCTGCCCTTTGTCGCCAACGCCTTTTCCATCTATCTCTTTTACACCTTTTTTATCGGCCTGCCCAAGGAGTTTGAAGAGGCGGCCCGGGTGGACGGTGCAGGCACCTTCCGCATTTTCACCTCCCTGATCCTGCCCAACAGCAAGCCCGCCTTTGCCAGCGTCACCATCCTCACCTTTCTCATGCAGTGGGGCACCTTTCTCTGGCCGCTCATGGTGACCAGCGGCGAACGGGTCCGGCCTCTACCCGTGGCCGTGGCCCAGTTTCAGACCCTGCCGCCTCTGCAATGGGGCGACATCATGGCCTTCGGCGTGATGATGGTGGCACCGGTCATGGTGATTTTTCTCCTCTTTCAACGCTGGTTTGTCGCAGGCATCGCGGCCACCGGCACCAAAGGATAA
- a CDS encoding DUF2207 domain-containing protein, translated as MKCLRQLLAVSVQVIVLAVFLLNTQTASAKSPPFYWDFINVLIDVQANGDMLVTETQKYVFTGPHTNERYRYIPLDKTDGVGYFEVFEDGEKLPITTNIKNGQRWVKWRHELNPPESHTFVLKYRIIGGIQVHGEDDWVYVKAIFKDRSAPIHSGKVTVCLPDALAGKISSFKSFGVPAEARQADEQTVEFVAKDAMPPGKELEVQVVFPHDVLNISMPGWQQAEITNGKKKAAVSKHRNAKRSDSDAGEAFGGVCILIIIGFVIFLISKGGGGGSSSGGSSSSGYTGSGYAGGGGFGGGSSGGGGGCCGGGGG; from the coding sequence ATGAAGTGCCTCAGACAACTGCTTGCAGTCTCTGTTCAGGTGATCGTACTTGCTGTATTTTTACTGAATACTCAAACAGCATCGGCGAAATCCCCGCCCTTTTACTGGGATTTCATCAATGTGCTGATTGATGTGCAGGCAAACGGCGACATGCTGGTCACCGAGACCCAGAAATACGTTTTCACCGGGCCGCATACCAACGAACGCTATCGCTATATTCCGTTGGACAAAACGGATGGCGTTGGTTATTTCGAGGTTTTTGAGGACGGCGAGAAGCTCCCAATTACAACAAATATCAAAAATGGGCAGCGGTGGGTCAAATGGCGGCATGAGCTGAACCCGCCGGAAAGTCATACCTTTGTACTCAAATATCGGATCATTGGTGGCATCCAAGTTCATGGTGAAGATGATTGGGTATACGTCAAAGCCATCTTCAAAGACCGCTCCGCACCGATTCACAGCGGCAAAGTCACCGTGTGCCTGCCGGATGCCTTGGCTGGAAAGATCAGCAGCTTTAAGAGCTTCGGTGTGCCTGCCGAGGCTCGGCAAGCTGATGAGCAGACGGTTGAGTTTGTTGCAAAAGATGCGATGCCGCCGGGCAAGGAGCTGGAGGTGCAGGTTGTTTTTCCGCACGATGTTTTGAATATTTCAATGCCGGGATGGCAGCAAGCTGAAATTACTAATGGAAAAAAGAAAGCTGCTGTATCAAAACACCGGAATGCAAAACGCTCTGATAGCGACGCAGGAGAAGCATTCGGTGGCGTTTGCATACTTATCATCATCGGCTTCGTTATCTTTTTGATCAGCAAAGGTGGTGGCGGAGGAAGCAGCAGTGGAGGAAGCAGCAGTAGCGGTTACACCGGAAGCGGCTATGCTGGCGGAGGAGGCTTCGGCGGCGGCAGTTCCGGGGGAGGAGGCGGATGCTGCGGTGGTGGTGGAGGCTGA
- a CDS encoding type II toxin-antitoxin system RelE/ParE family toxin, whose amino-acid sequence MRQILFFRNQSGRSPVENFLHTLTPQQKKKAAFVLALVQELPVVPKEYFKKLKGCDDLWEVRIKSGNNAFRLLGFFDGTKLIVLNHAFAKKTQKTPKKEILVAEQRKKEYLRFKQ is encoded by the coding sequence ATGCGACAGATACTATTTTTCCGAAATCAGTCAGGCAGATCACCTGTTGAAAATTTTCTACACACGTTAACGCCGCAACAAAAGAAAAAAGCAGCGTTTGTTCTGGCTCTGGTTCAGGAACTGCCAGTTGTTCCCAAGGAATATTTCAAAAAGCTCAAGGGCTGCGACGACCTTTGGGAAGTCAGAATCAAATCCGGCAATAACGCCTTTCGTCTGCTGGGATTTTTTGACGGTACAAAACTCATCGTGCTGAACCATGCTTTTGCCAAAAAAACGCAGAAGACCCCGAAAAAAGAAATCCTTGTAGCGGAACAGCGCAAAAAAGAATATTTGAGGTTCAAACAATGA
- a CDS encoding helix-turn-helix transcriptional regulator has translation MSDVTQFIHDCKQRHPDEFKNFDKEYETFKLGVLLKQARSEAGLTQEEVARRLKTTKSAISRMENHANDIRLSTLEKFATAVGRQLSVALK, from the coding sequence ATGAGTGACGTAACACAATTTATTCATGACTGCAAACAGCGGCATCCTGATGAATTTAAAAATTTTGATAAAGAATACGAAACATTCAAGCTTGGTGTCCTTTTGAAGCAGGCCCGCAGCGAAGCCGGGCTGACCCAGGAAGAAGTTGCCCGGCGTCTGAAAACAACCAAATCCGCAATATCCAGAATGGAAAACCATGCGAATGATATCCGCTTATCCACTCTGGAAAAGTTTGCCACTGCTGTCGGCAGACAGCTTTCCGTTGCCTTGAAGTAA
- a CDS encoding DUF2207 domain-containing protein, which produces MELIVSINQQHAFYNKGGTMKCLRQLLAVSVRAIVLAVFLLNTQTASAKSPPFYWDFINVLIDVQQNGDMLITETQKYVFTGPHTNERYRYIPLDKVDGIDQIEVYEGEEKLPFSTNIKNGQRWVKWRHELNPPESHTFVLKYRVKGGIQVHGEEDWVYVKAIFKDRSAPIESGKVTVRLPDSLSGKISSFKSFGVPAEARQVDEQTVEFVAKGTLPPGQELEVRVAVPHGVIQIPEPEQPKRDPAYWKKRAEQIQAANSHKLSWQDIWYFLLAFIKVAAPIALFFGIPMLCGKIFRGGGGGSGGSSGYTGSGYSGGGGFGGGSSGGGGGCCGGGGG; this is translated from the coding sequence ATGGAGCTGATTGTTTCTATCAACCAACAGCATGCATTTTATAATAAAGGAGGAACCATGAAGTGCCTCAGACAACTGCTCGCAGTGTCTGTCCGGGCAATCGTACTTGCAGTATTTTTACTGAATACTCAAACAGCATCGGCGAAATCTCCGCCCTTTTACTGGGATTTCATCAATGTACTGATTGATGTGCAGCAGAACGGTGACATGCTGATTACCGAAACCCAGAAATACGTTTTCACCGGGCCGCATACCAATGAACGATACCGCTATATTCCGCTGGATAAAGTGGACGGCATTGATCAGATCGAAGTCTATGAAGGCGAAGAGAAACTTCCGTTCAGTACAAATATCAAGAACGGGCAGCGGTGGGTTAAATGGCGGCACGAGCTGAACCCGCCGGAAAGCCATACCTTTGTGCTGAAATATCGAGTTAAAGGTGGTATCCAAGTTCATGGCGAAGAAGATTGGGTGTACGTCAAAGCCATCTTCAAAGACCGCTCCGCACCGATTGAGAGCGGCAAAGTGACCGTACGCCTGCCGGATTCACTGTCTGGAAAGATCAGCAGCTTCAAGAGCTTCGGCGTACCTGCCGAGGCCCGGCAGGTTGATGAACAGACGGTTGAGTTTGTCGCAAAAGGTACTCTGCCGCCGGGGCAGGAGCTGGAGGTACGGGTTGCTGTTCCGCATGGGGTGATTCAGATTCCAGAGCCTGAACAGCCAAAAAGAGACCCTGCTTATTGGAAAAAGAGAGCGGAACAGATACAGGCTGCCAATTCCCACAAATTAAGCTGGCAAGACATTTGGTATTTTCTATTAGCTTTTATTAAGGTGGCAGCTCCTATTGCATTATTTTTTGGAATTCCGATGCTTTGTGGAAAAATATTTCGCGGAGGTGGTGGTGGCAGCGGAGGAAGTAGCGGTTACACCGGAAGCGGCTATTCTGGCGGCGGAGGTTTCGGGGGCGGCAGTTCCGGTGGAGGTGGTGGATGCTGCGGTGGTGGTGGCGGTTGA
- a CDS encoding DUF2207 domain-containing protein: protein MKCLRQVFTVSVQAIVLGLFLLNTQTASAKSPPFYWDFINVLIDVQQNGDMLVTETQKYVFTGLCSNERSRYIPLQDVDHVDQIEVFEEEEKILISTDIINNQQRITWQHTLNPPESRTFVLKYRIVDGIQAYKGVVQAYKGKDFLSLRAILGNRAAPVQSGKVTIRLPDFLREKIEDFKSFGVPTDTQKLDERTIEIISKGPLSPDQELGVQIFFPQVYWDVTNVSIDEQKMLVDVQKNGDMLVDETRKYVFSGLYRNERYRYFSLETADRVDQIEVCEGDDELPVKIKTQDNRFVISWLHNMDPPDTHTFNLKYRIMGSLLFQEKEDVLLVTPISGKHPIPVQKSKVTIRLPDSFIGKILSVKSPGMEYWKSDERTVELVSQRIVPPKHALNIRITLPHDALEVSKPQWQRKRETHWKRKRWE, encoded by the coding sequence ATGAAGTGCCTCAGACAAGTGTTTACAGTCTCTGTCCAGGCAATCGTACTTGGATTATTTTTACTGAATACTCAAACAGCATCGGCGAAATCACCGCCCTTTTACTGGGACTTCATCAATGTGCTGATTGATGTCCAGCAAAACGGTGACATGCTGGTGACCGAGACGCAGAAGTATGTCTTCACCGGGCTGTGCAGCAATGAGCGATCTCGGTATATTCCGTTGCAGGATGTGGACCATGTTGATCAGATTGAAGTTTTTGAAGAGGAAGAAAAAATTCTGATCAGCACGGATATCATAAATAATCAACAGAGGATCACATGGCAACACACACTGAATCCACCGGAGAGTCGTACTTTTGTCCTCAAGTATCGGATCGTGGATGGTATACAGGCGTATAAGGGGGTTGTTCAGGCATATAAAGGAAAAGATTTTCTATCATTAAGAGCTATTCTGGGAAATCGCGCAGCACCCGTTCAGAGCGGCAAAGTGACAATACGGCTACCAGATTTCCTGAGGGAAAAAATAGAAGATTTTAAATCGTTCGGTGTACCAACTGATACTCAAAAACTTGATGAGAGAACGATAGAGATTATTTCAAAAGGGCCATTATCCCCGGACCAGGAGTTAGGGGTGCAGATTTTTTTTCCACAAGTCTATTGGGATGTCACCAATGTGTCTATTGATGAGCAGAAGATGCTTGTTGATGTGCAGAAAAACGGTGATATGTTGGTGGATGAAACCAGAAAGTACGTTTTTAGTGGATTATACAGGAACGAGCGATATCGTTATTTCTCGCTGGAAACAGCGGACCGCGTTGATCAGATTGAAGTTTGTGAAGGTGATGATGAGCTGCCTGTAAAAATAAAGACGCAAGATAATCGCTTTGTAATTAGCTGGTTACACAATATGGATCCGCCTGATACTCATACTTTCAATCTTAAATATCGCATTATGGGGAGTTTACTTTTTCAGGAAAAGGAAGATGTGCTTTTGGTGACTCCTATTTCGGGAAAGCATCCTATTCCCGTTCAGAAAAGCAAAGTAACAATTCGTTTGCCGGATTCGTTTATTGGAAAGATTCTTAGTGTTAAGAGTCCTGGTATGGAATATTGGAAGAGCGATGAGCGTACGGTGGAGTTGGTCTCACAGCGAATAGTGCCGCCAAAACATGCTCTTAATATTCGAATTACCCTTCCGCATGATGCGCTTGAAGTATCGAAACCTCAATGGCAAAGAAAGAGGGAGACGCATTGGAAAAGAAAAAGGTGGGAATAG